In the Piscinibacter sp. XHJ-5 genome, one interval contains:
- the purL gene encoding phosphoribosylformylglycinamidine synthase, which produces MTSSPKHLQHFEGGNALSAFRAQALLPKLQAVHPRISGVHARHVHWVWSEAPLARAMQDKAEGLLRYGDPYAGPTQGPLIVVAPRLGTVSPWASKATDIAHNCGLAIKRVERVTEYRLALKSGLLGTKALDTTELQAVAALLHDRMTESVLWSREEAAHLFDEQPGRPMEHVDVLGRGRAALEQANREFGLALSDDEVDYLVDAFTELKRNPTDVELMMFAQANSEHCRHKIFNAKFAIDGVEQEHSMFAMIRNTHRLAPQHTVIAYSDNASVMEGGEIERWLPRGFTNAPQYAARRETAHVLMKVETHNHPTAISPFPGASTGAGGEIRDEGATGRGSRPKAGLTGFSVSNLHLPDTGEPWEQAPYGKPDHIASPLQIMLDGPLGGAAFNNEFGRPNLGGYFRVYEQTVDDQRRGYHKPIMIAGGLGTISASQTQKVAFPAGTLLIQLGGPGMRIGMGGGAASSMAAGANAAELDFDSVQRGNPEIQRRAQEVINHCWALGENNPILAIHDVGAGGISNAFPELVDGAHKGARFDLSKVPLEESGLAPKEIWCNESQERYVMAVSPEALPLFEAMCERERCPFAVVGVATDEKQLVLADPSTDDAPIDMPMDVLLGKPPKMHRDVKRVARRLPELDLTDVVLDKVAFDVLRHPTVASKRFLITIGDRTVGGLDHRDQMVGPWQVPVADCAVTLADYAGFRGEAMSMGERTPLAALDAPASGRMAVGEAITNLLAAPIELPRVKLSCNWMAACGEPGEDAALYDTVKAVGMELCPALGISVPVGKDSLSMRTRWNEGEQGKQVTAPVSLIVSAFATLADVRPTLTPQLQPGDTTLILIDLGQGRNRMGGSMLAQVLNQFGASVPDVDDAQSLKALVAAINELRAAGRLLAYHDRSDGGLWATVCEMGFAGHLGVSLNVDLLVTEGDGISDSRAEYGDSKNWASQVGARRQELTLRALFNEELGVVIQVPTGVRDEVMQTLRRYGLSRHSHFIGKSNDRGVVEVWRDTKAVFSAPLADLHRTWDEVSWRIARLRDNPVCADAEHEAAGRADDPGLHWHLAFDPAEPVSAPLVATTRPKVAILREQGVNSHVEMSHVMAKAGFDAFDVHMSDLHAGRARLEQFQGFVACGGFSYGDTLGAGEGWARSILFSPGLADQFAAFFGRADTFALGVCNGCQMMAALAPLIPGAQAWPRFTRNRSEQFEARLSLVEVLDSPSIFFSGMAGSRLPIAVAHGEGFADFSQRGDPKAVHRAMRFVDHHGRPTEAYPFNPNGSPEGLTAVTTADGRFTVLMPHPERVSRNIQMSWTPGDKSQPSPWMRMFANARRFVG; this is translated from the coding sequence GTGACGTCCAGCCCCAAGCACCTGCAGCACTTCGAGGGGGGCAATGCGCTCTCCGCCTTCCGCGCCCAGGCGCTGTTGCCCAAATTGCAAGCGGTCCATCCGCGCATCAGCGGCGTCCACGCCCGCCATGTGCACTGGGTCTGGAGCGAGGCCCCGCTGGCGCGGGCGATGCAGGACAAGGCGGAGGGCCTGCTGCGCTACGGCGATCCGTACGCCGGGCCGACGCAAGGGCCGCTGATCGTCGTCGCACCGCGCCTGGGCACGGTGTCGCCGTGGGCCAGCAAGGCGACCGACATCGCCCACAACTGCGGGCTGGCGATCAAGCGCGTCGAGCGGGTCACCGAGTACCGCCTCGCGCTGAAAAGCGGCTTGCTGGGCACCAAGGCGCTCGACACCACCGAGCTGCAGGCCGTCGCGGCGCTGCTCCACGACCGCATGACCGAGAGCGTGCTGTGGTCGCGCGAGGAAGCGGCCCACCTGTTCGACGAGCAGCCCGGCAGGCCGATGGAGCATGTCGACGTGCTGGGCCGGGGCCGGGCGGCGCTGGAGCAGGCCAACCGCGAATTCGGCCTCGCGCTGTCCGACGACGAGGTCGACTACCTCGTCGATGCGTTCACCGAGCTGAAGCGCAATCCGACCGATGTCGAGCTGATGATGTTCGCGCAGGCCAACAGCGAGCATTGCCGGCACAAGATCTTCAACGCGAAGTTCGCCATCGACGGCGTCGAGCAGGAGCACTCGATGTTCGCGATGATCCGCAACACCCACCGCCTCGCGCCGCAGCACACGGTGATCGCCTACAGCGACAACGCGTCGGTGATGGAAGGCGGCGAGATCGAGCGCTGGCTGCCGCGCGGCTTCACCAATGCGCCGCAGTACGCGGCCCGGCGCGAGACCGCCCATGTGCTGATGAAGGTGGAGACCCACAATCATCCGACAGCCATCTCGCCCTTCCCGGGTGCGTCCACCGGTGCCGGGGGCGAGATCCGCGACGAGGGCGCCACCGGCCGCGGCTCGCGGCCCAAGGCGGGGCTCACGGGCTTCTCGGTGTCGAACCTGCACCTCCCCGATACCGGCGAGCCGTGGGAGCAGGCGCCCTACGGCAAGCCCGATCACATCGCGAGCCCGCTGCAGATCATGCTCGACGGCCCGTTGGGCGGCGCGGCGTTCAACAACGAGTTCGGCCGGCCCAACCTCGGGGGCTACTTCCGCGTCTACGAGCAGACCGTGGACGACCAGCGCCGCGGCTATCACAAGCCCATCATGATCGCGGGCGGCCTGGGCACCATCTCGGCCTCGCAGACGCAGAAGGTCGCGTTTCCCGCCGGCACCCTGCTGATCCAGCTGGGCGGACCCGGCATGCGCATCGGCATGGGCGGCGGCGCCGCCAGCTCGATGGCCGCCGGTGCCAATGCGGCCGAGCTCGACTTCGATTCGGTGCAGCGCGGCAACCCCGAGATCCAGCGGCGCGCGCAGGAGGTCATCAACCATTGCTGGGCGCTCGGCGAGAACAACCCCATCCTCGCGATCCACGACGTGGGCGCGGGGGGCATCTCCAACGCCTTCCCCGAGTTGGTGGACGGCGCGCACAAGGGCGCCCGCTTCGACCTGAGCAAGGTGCCGCTGGAGGAAAGCGGTCTGGCGCCCAAGGAGATCTGGTGCAACGAAAGCCAGGAGCGCTACGTGATGGCGGTGTCGCCCGAGGCGCTGCCGCTGTTCGAGGCGATGTGCGAGCGCGAGCGCTGTCCGTTCGCGGTCGTCGGCGTGGCGACCGACGAGAAGCAGCTCGTGCTGGCGGATCCTTCGACGGACGACGCCCCGATCGACATGCCGATGGACGTGCTGCTCGGCAAGCCGCCCAAGATGCACCGTGACGTGAAGCGCGTCGCGCGCCGGCTTCCCGAGCTCGACCTCACCGATGTCGTGCTCGACAAGGTGGCCTTCGACGTGCTGCGCCACCCCACCGTGGCCAGCAAGCGCTTCCTGATCACCATCGGAGACCGCACGGTCGGCGGGCTCGATCACCGCGACCAGATGGTCGGACCCTGGCAGGTCCCGGTGGCCGATTGCGCGGTGACGCTGGCCGACTACGCGGGCTTCCGTGGCGAAGCGATGAGCATGGGCGAGCGCACGCCGCTGGCGGCGCTCGATGCGCCTGCGTCCGGCCGCATGGCTGTCGGCGAGGCCATCACCAACCTCCTCGCCGCGCCGATCGAGCTGCCGCGGGTGAAGCTGAGCTGCAACTGGATGGCCGCGTGCGGCGAGCCGGGCGAGGACGCCGCGCTGTACGACACCGTGAAGGCGGTGGGCATGGAGCTGTGTCCGGCGCTGGGCATCAGCGTGCCGGTCGGCAAGGACAGCCTCTCGATGCGCACGCGCTGGAACGAAGGCGAGCAGGGCAAGCAGGTCACTGCGCCGGTGTCGCTGATCGTCTCGGCCTTCGCGACGCTCGCCGATGTGCGGCCCACGCTCACGCCGCAGCTCCAGCCCGGCGACACCACGCTCATCCTGATCGACCTGGGCCAGGGCCGCAACCGCATGGGCGGCTCCATGCTGGCGCAGGTGCTGAACCAGTTCGGCGCCAGCGTGCCCGATGTCGACGACGCGCAGTCGCTCAAGGCGCTGGTCGCGGCGATCAACGAGCTGCGCGCGGCCGGCCGGCTGCTCGCGTACCACGACCGCAGCGATGGCGGCCTGTGGGCCACCGTGTGCGAAATGGGCTTTGCGGGCCATCTCGGCGTGAGCTTGAACGTCGACCTGCTGGTCACCGAAGGCGACGGCATCAGCGACAGCCGCGCGGAGTACGGCGACTCCAAGAACTGGGCCAGCCAGGTCGGCGCACGCCGCCAGGAGCTGACCCTGCGCGCGTTGTTCAACGAGGAGCTCGGCGTCGTCATCCAGGTGCCGACGGGCGTTCGCGACGAGGTGATGCAGACCCTGCGGCGCTACGGCCTGTCCAGGCACAGCCATTTCATCGGCAAGTCCAACGACCGCGGCGTGGTGGAGGTCTGGCGCGACACCAAGGCAGTGTTCAGCGCACCGCTGGCCGACCTGCACCGCACCTGGGACGAGGTCAGCTGGCGCATCGCCCGCCTGCGCGACAACCCGGTGTGTGCCGACGCGGAGCATGAGGCCGCGGGCCGCGCCGACGATCCGGGGCTGCACTGGCATCTCGCCTTCGATCCGGCCGAGCCGGTGAGCGCTCCGCTGGTGGCGACCACGCGTCCCAAGGTGGCCATCCTGCGCGAGCAGGGCGTCAACAGCCACGTCGAGATGAGCCACGTGATGGCCAAGGCCGGCTTCGACGCCTTCGACGTGCACATGAGCGACCTGCACGCCGGCCGCGCGCGGCTCGAGCAGTTCCAGGGCTTCGTCGCCTGCGGCGGGTTCAGCTACGGCGACACGCTGGGCGCCGGCGAAGGCTGGGCCCGCTCCATCCTGTTCAGCCCCGGGCTGGCCGATCAGTTCGCCGCGTTCTTCGGCCGTGCCGACACCTTCGCCCTGGGCGTGTGCAACGGCTGCCAGATGATGGCGGCGCTGGCGCCGCTGATCCCCGGGGCGCAGGCCTGGCCCAGGTTCACCCGCAACCGCAGCGAGCAGTTCGAGGCACGCCTGTCGCTGGTGGAGGTGCTGGACAGCCCGTCGATCTTCTTCAGCGGCATGGCCGGCAGCCGCCTGCCGATCGCTGTGGCGCACGGCGAGGGCTTCGCCGACTTCTCCCAGCGCGGCGACCCGAAGGCGGTGCATCGTGCAATGCGCTTCGTCGACCACCACGGTCGGCCGACCGAGGCGTATCCGTTCAATCCCAACGGCAGTCCCGAGGGACTGACGGCAGTGACCACCGCGGATGGCCGCTTCACGGTGCTGATGCCGCACCCCGAGCGGGTGTCGCGCAACATTCAGATGAGCTGGACGCCGGGCGACAAGTCCCAACCCAGCCCGTGGATGCGCATGTTCGCCAACGCGCGGCGTTTCGTCGGCTGA
- a CDS encoding TetR/AcrR family transcriptional regulator: MDTAVSAPPLTDHRRRLLDAMSHAVARKGYAETTIADLAAEARVSRRTFYEHFDSKAECLIALYEVASEQALAVLRSAIDPQRDWHQQVEQAMAAYLSTLACNPMLLRTLFIAILGLGPQGLAARRHANRRLAEFILDVVNGPATPPARSAPLPMPFAMGIVGAINELILQAIEEDEVATLPQLTSTAAQIARAMIDGATS; the protein is encoded by the coding sequence ATGGACACCGCCGTCTCTGCGCCGCCGCTCACCGACCACCGCCGCCGCCTGCTCGACGCGATGTCTCACGCCGTCGCGCGCAAGGGCTACGCCGAGACGACGATTGCCGACCTGGCGGCCGAGGCGCGCGTGTCGCGCCGCACCTTCTACGAGCACTTCGACAGCAAGGCGGAATGCCTGATCGCGCTGTACGAGGTGGCGAGCGAGCAGGCGCTCGCCGTGCTCAGGTCGGCCATCGATCCCCAGCGCGACTGGCACCAGCAGGTCGAGCAGGCGATGGCCGCGTACCTGTCGACGCTGGCCTGCAACCCGATGCTGCTGCGCACGCTGTTCATCGCCATCCTGGGGCTGGGCCCGCAGGGGTTGGCGGCGCGGCGGCACGCCAACCGGCGGCTGGCCGAGTTCATCCTCGACGTGGTCAATGGCCCCGCGACCCCGCCGGCGCGCTCCGCGCCGCTGCCGATGCCGTTCGCGATGGGCATCGTCGGCGCGATCAACGAGCTCATCCTTCAGGCGATCGAGGAGGACGAGGTGGCGACGCTGCCGCAGCTCACCTCGACAGCGGCGCAGATCGCTCGCGCGATGATCGATGGGGCTACGAGCTGA
- a CDS encoding metal-dependent hydrolase, producing MTELVVRRLLIDLETPFERHWNGGDAFRSAYFNALSMSFPVGEQFFIDSVRTGVKSLPPERRASFEAEVQGFIGQEATHRRIHALFNGQLARLGYVNAWEPRILKRLERMKALTDPRHAVAITAATEHFTAILAQHLLEHPQALEGAPQRLTTLWFWHACEESEHRSVAFDVYRALGGNEVWRRRWMRLITFHFTTDVLRQTARNLWHDGELFHWRTWRSAASFFFGGHGLVRHAFRPWRSYFRADFHPSHQDGTLAAHWLRRHEADYNVVRSA from the coding sequence ATGACCGAGCTGGTGGTTCGCCGCTTGCTGATCGACCTGGAAACACCCTTCGAGCGGCACTGGAACGGCGGCGATGCCTTTCGCTCGGCCTACTTCAACGCGCTGTCGATGAGCTTTCCGGTCGGCGAGCAGTTCTTCATCGACTCCGTGCGCACGGGTGTCAAGTCGCTGCCCCCGGAGCGCCGCGCCTCGTTCGAGGCCGAAGTGCAGGGCTTCATCGGCCAGGAGGCGACGCACCGGCGCATCCATGCGCTGTTCAACGGGCAGCTCGCGCGCCTTGGCTATGTCAATGCGTGGGAGCCGCGCATCCTGAAGCGTCTGGAGCGCATGAAGGCGCTGACCGATCCGCGCCATGCGGTGGCCATCACCGCCGCCACCGAGCACTTCACCGCCATCCTCGCGCAGCACCTGCTGGAGCATCCGCAGGCGCTCGAAGGCGCGCCGCAGCGCCTGACGACGCTCTGGTTCTGGCATGCCTGCGAGGAGTCGGAGCACCGCAGCGTGGCATTCGACGTGTACCGCGCACTGGGCGGCAACGAGGTGTGGCGCCGGCGCTGGATGCGGCTGATCACGTTCCACTTCACCACCGACGTGCTGCGCCAGACGGCGCGCAACCTGTGGCACGACGGCGAGCTGTTCCACTGGCGCACCTGGCGAAGCGCGGCGAGCTTCTTCTTCGGCGGCCACGGCCTGGTGCGCCACGCCTTCCGGCCCTGGCGGTCCTACTTCCGCGCCGACTTCCATCCATCCCACCAGGATGGGACTCTGGCAGCGCACTGGCTGCGCCGGCACGAAGCCGACTACAACGTCGTCAGAAGCGCTTGA
- a CDS encoding molybdopterin oxidoreductase family protein codes for MTPETIHHRICPLCEACCGLEVRMKDGKVQGIRGDDADVFSAGFICPKGVALKDLHEDPDRLQTPLIKREGRFVPCSWDDAFEEIERRLPPLIAAHGRNAVGVTLGNPTAHKFGLLLYGARLIRALGTQSLFTASTLDQMPKQLACGLMYGSWFSVAVPDIERCDFLLMLGANPMASNGSLWTVPDFRGKAKAMRARGGQLVVIDPRRSETAEVADAHHFIRPGSDAFFLLGMVHTLFDENLVKLGRLAEHVEGVDAMQAAVKEFTPERVAARCGIPAPTIRELARQLARTERAAVYGRIGTCVQSFGTLNSWLVDVLNLLTGHLDEPGCAMFAKAAAFAANTAGAPGTGRGVVTGRWKSRVSGAPEVYGELPMNCLAEEIETPGPGQVKALITIASNPVLSAPNGPRLAAALDQLQFMVSLDIYLNETSRHADVILPGVSPLQDSHYDVPFPMFSHRNHARYSHAIEPVPAGQQPEWQTMMRLAAIAKGLGAKADVLALDDQAIAEDVARQAGEHTEAVLKALSTRRGPERLLDLSLRMGPYGDRFGLRPDGLNLDKVMAATHGIDLGALQPRIPEMLRTPSGKVELAPAMLIDDLKRAAADLQRPADEIVIVGRRHVRSNNSWMHNLPLLAKGPNRCTALVHPSDAQRLQLADGAVARISGKGGRTIEAQVEVSDQMMPGVISLPHGWGHDLPGAQLGVASERPGANLNAVLDEGMWDPLSGNAVLGGVPVTVVPA; via the coding sequence ATGACCCCAGAGACCATCCACCACCGCATCTGCCCGCTCTGCGAAGCCTGCTGCGGACTCGAAGTCCGCATGAAGGACGGCAAGGTGCAGGGCATCCGCGGCGACGACGCCGATGTGTTCAGCGCCGGCTTCATCTGCCCGAAAGGCGTCGCACTGAAGGACCTGCACGAGGATCCGGACCGCCTGCAGACGCCGCTCATCAAGCGCGAGGGCCGGTTCGTCCCGTGCAGCTGGGACGACGCGTTCGAGGAGATCGAGCGCCGCTTGCCGCCGCTGATCGCCGCGCACGGCAGGAACGCCGTCGGGGTCACGCTGGGCAATCCGACGGCGCACAAGTTCGGCCTCCTGCTGTACGGCGCGCGGCTCATCCGTGCCCTGGGCACGCAGAGCCTGTTCACCGCCTCGACGCTGGACCAGATGCCCAAGCAGCTCGCCTGCGGCCTGATGTACGGCAGCTGGTTCTCGGTCGCGGTGCCCGACATCGAGCGCTGCGACTTCCTGCTGATGCTGGGCGCCAACCCGATGGCGAGCAACGGCAGCCTGTGGACGGTGCCCGACTTCCGCGGCAAGGCCAAGGCGATGCGCGCCCGCGGCGGACAGCTCGTTGTCATCGATCCGCGGCGCAGCGAGACGGCCGAGGTGGCCGACGCGCATCACTTCATCCGCCCCGGCTCGGACGCGTTCTTCCTGCTCGGCATGGTGCACACGCTGTTCGACGAGAACCTCGTCAAGCTGGGCCGCCTGGCGGAGCATGTGGAAGGGGTCGATGCCATGCAGGCGGCGGTGAAGGAGTTCACGCCGGAGCGCGTGGCCGCGCGCTGCGGCATCCCTGCCCCGACGATTCGCGAGCTGGCGCGCCAGCTCGCGCGCACCGAGCGCGCGGCCGTCTACGGACGCATCGGCACCTGCGTGCAATCGTTCGGCACGCTCAACTCGTGGCTGGTCGACGTGCTGAACCTGCTCACCGGCCACCTGGACGAACCCGGCTGCGCGATGTTCGCCAAGGCCGCCGCCTTTGCCGCCAACACCGCCGGTGCACCCGGCACCGGCCGGGGCGTGGTCACCGGCCGCTGGAAGAGCCGCGTCAGCGGCGCGCCGGAGGTGTACGGCGAGCTGCCGATGAATTGCCTTGCCGAGGAGATCGAGACGCCGGGGCCGGGCCAGGTGAAGGCGCTGATCACGATCGCGAGCAACCCGGTGCTGTCCGCGCCCAACGGCCCTCGCCTCGCAGCGGCGCTGGACCAGCTCCAGTTCATGGTCAGCCTCGACATCTACCTCAACGAGACCTCGCGCCACGCCGACGTGATCCTGCCGGGCGTGTCGCCGCTGCAGGACTCGCATTACGACGTGCCGTTCCCGATGTTCTCGCACCGCAACCATGCGCGGTACAGCCATGCCATCGAACCGGTGCCCGCCGGCCAGCAGCCGGAGTGGCAGACGATGATGCGGCTGGCGGCCATCGCCAAGGGCCTGGGTGCGAAGGCCGACGTCCTCGCGCTCGACGACCAGGCCATCGCCGAAGACGTGGCACGCCAGGCGGGCGAGCACACCGAGGCGGTGCTGAAGGCGCTGTCCACGCGGCGCGGCCCGGAGCGCCTGCTCGACCTGTCGCTGCGCATGGGGCCGTACGGCGACCGCTTCGGCCTCAGGCCCGACGGGCTCAACCTCGACAAGGTGATGGCCGCCACGCACGGCATCGACCTCGGCGCGCTGCAGCCGCGCATCCCCGAGATGCTGCGCACGCCGTCCGGCAAGGTCGAGCTCGCACCGGCGATGCTGATCGACGACTTGAAGCGCGCCGCGGCCGACCTTCAGCGGCCGGCCGACGAGATCGTCATCGTCGGGCGCCGGCACGTGCGCTCCAACAACAGCTGGATGCACAACCTGCCGCTGCTGGCCAAGGGGCCGAATCGCTGCACCGCGCTGGTCCACCCGAGCGACGCGCAGCGGCTGCAGCTGGCCGACGGCGCCGTCGCGCGCATCAGCGGCAAGGGCGGCCGCACGATCGAGGCCCAGGTGGAAGTGAGCGACCAGATGATGCCGGGGGTGATCAGCCTGCCGCACGGCTGGGGACACGACCTGCCCGGCGCGCAGCTCGGTGTCGCGAGCGAGCGGCCGGGCGCAAATCTCAATGCCGTGCTCGATGAGGGGATGTGGGATCCGCTGTCGGGCAACGCGGTGCTCGGTGGAGTGCCGGTGACCGTCGTGCCGGCGTGA
- a CDS encoding helix-turn-helix transcriptional regulator: MQATTLPHPPVGALIREWRQRRRLSQLDLACEADISTRHLSYVENGRATPSREMLMHLAERLEVPLRERNTLLTAAGFAPIYRERPLEDPALAAAREAVDVVLHAHEPYPALAVDRHWTMLAHNRTVPLLLAQVDPDLLKPPINVLRLSLHPRGLGMRIVNLAQWREHLFARLQRQIAASADPVLVELLHELQAMPFDASRSRGATIDPSGVAVPLQFETEHGVLSFIGTTTVFGTPVDITLSELALETFFPADTRTAEVLRRLGDGQAGAAAA; this comes from the coding sequence ATGCAAGCCACCACCCTGCCCCACCCGCCCGTCGGCGCGCTGATCCGCGAATGGCGCCAGCGCCGGCGGCTGAGCCAGCTCGACCTGGCCTGCGAGGCCGACATCTCGACCCGCCACCTGAGCTATGTCGAGAACGGCCGCGCGACGCCGAGCCGCGAGATGCTGATGCACCTGGCCGAGCGCCTCGAGGTGCCGCTGCGCGAGCGCAACACGCTGCTCACGGCAGCCGGTTTCGCGCCCATCTACCGCGAGCGGCCGCTGGAAGACCCGGCGCTCGCGGCGGCGCGCGAGGCGGTCGACGTGGTGCTGCACGCCCATGAGCCGTATCCGGCGCTGGCCGTCGACCGGCACTGGACCATGCTGGCCCACAACCGCACCGTGCCGCTGCTGCTCGCGCAGGTCGACCCCGATCTGCTGAAGCCGCCGATCAACGTGCTGCGGCTCAGCCTTCATCCGCGCGGTCTCGGCATGCGCATCGTCAATCTCGCGCAATGGCGCGAGCACCTCTTCGCGCGGCTGCAGCGTCAGATCGCGGCGTCGGCCGATCCGGTGCTGGTCGAGCTGCTGCACGAGCTGCAGGCGATGCCCTTCGACGCTTCGCGCTCCAGGGGAGCGACCATCGACCCCAGCGGCGTCGCGGTGCCGCTGCAGTTCGAGACCGAGCATGGCGTGCTGTCCTTCATCGGAACCACCACGGTGTTCGGCACCCCGGTCGACATCACGCTGTCCGAGCTCGCGCTCGAGACCTTCTTCCCGGCCGACACCCGCACTGCGGAGGTGCTGCGTCGCCTCGGTGACGGACAGGCGGGCGCGGCGGCGGCATAA
- a CDS encoding heparan-alpha-glucosaminide N-acetyltransferase produces the protein MNSAPPAARDRFDRLDALRAVAIVWMAIFHFCYDLNHFRFIRANFYTDPFWTTQRTLIVSLFLFCAGVGQAIAWEQRQPWSRFWRRWLQVAGCALLVSLGSWLMFKQRYISFGVLHAIAVMLVVVRLTAGAGRWLWLAGAVAMALPLLFRHPFFNPRLVNWIGFMTHRPAAEDYVPLFPWIGLMWWGMAAGQEILSRRRGWLTGAVPRGLAPMAVLGRWSLSFYMLHQPVLIGVLMAVVALRGR, from the coding sequence GTGAACAGCGCACCGCCCGCCGCCCGAGACCGCTTCGACCGCCTGGACGCCCTGCGCGCCGTGGCCATCGTGTGGATGGCCATTTTTCATTTCTGCTACGACCTCAACCACTTCCGCTTCATCCGGGCGAACTTCTATACCGACCCCTTCTGGACCACGCAGCGCACGCTGATCGTGAGCCTGTTCCTGTTCTGCGCCGGTGTCGGCCAGGCGATTGCCTGGGAGCAGCGCCAGCCGTGGTCGCGCTTCTGGCGCCGCTGGCTGCAGGTGGCCGGCTGCGCGCTGCTCGTCAGCCTCGGCTCGTGGCTGATGTTCAAGCAGCGCTACATCAGCTTCGGCGTGCTGCATGCCATCGCGGTGATGCTGGTCGTGGTGCGCCTCACCGCCGGCGCAGGACGCTGGCTGTGGCTGGCGGGTGCAGTGGCGATGGCCTTGCCGCTCCTGTTCCGCCATCCGTTCTTCAATCCGCGCCTCGTCAACTGGATCGGCTTCATGACGCACCGGCCGGCCGCCGAAGACTACGTCCCGCTGTTTCCGTGGATCGGGCTGATGTGGTGGGGCATGGCCGCCGGCCAGGAGATCCTGTCCCGGCGGCGCGGATGGCTCACCGGGGCCGTGCCTCGGGGCCTCGCGCCCATGGCGGTGCTGGGTCGCTGGAGCCTGAGCTTCTACATGCTGCACCAGCCGGTGCTGATCGGGGTGCTGATGGCCGTGGTGGCCTTGCGCGGGCGGTGA